The following nucleotide sequence is from Aedes aegypti strain LVP_AGWG chromosome 3, AaegL5.0 Primary Assembly, whole genome shotgun sequence.
AAACTGAAACATTATTTGCAACACCGGTGCAAGCTGCAATTTTTAAGATGGTCCAAAATTTTGGAACTAACCGATGATttgaccaccggtgaagttgtaattgtaattgtaattgctcaatccacaccctggcagacaattatccgcccatctagacacgggctgggtgaggacctaccaagcctccccgttaacatgtcctataccgtttagcacaccgggatcttccacaagcaggcgccggaattaaagcggtcccacaagcttcagatacattaaatagatatagtccctctggcactaaaccgaatggcgccttccgcttcaccactagtactgcttccccacacgccaagcacaatatcgaaagtagcgcgttgtatagcaaatacagtacaccacatccgacactatgccaaatgtacaggaaagacagcaccagtaagaaagcggaaggcgctccactcggttcagtgccagagggactataagcataacgaagaagaaatgaaaagatagtagagttggttcggttatttgattgctgaaacgaaaaaaacagaaaaaacagaaacaaagtgttaacattaaaacggggttttataattgataaatgtatcgatagtttctcatctgttacgtttccttatcgtagcgctgtcgattttttccatctccagggtattcgtctccgctcgagcaatgaggaccatgatgaaatgggaatataaaaatgtgagcattagtgttgatctagtaatagattaatttacactgcttttcatgtgctaagtaacttgtaaactcctactcaattatgttttgttggcctacacgttttatttagacacaatttttatttagaaaactatttggatccgagattttaggtgcagattgagcatgtttgataaaacaagcatcctgttttcagttaaagaatgttcaagaagttgatgattctgttatttatactggctacatacaagaattcactattgatgtaatatatggatattgaaagtTCCAACGCGCGATAATAATACTTCAGTTatcgtgctgttgtattggtgtaagtagtgggaaaccaatcagtttggtgattctaacggtaacaaatagcaagacgaaaggaaagttgataatctatcatcattatgatttcagtcctgatttcatgatccgtttaaccctctaatacccaaatttttattttcgatctaagtaTCATTtctagttatctaaaatcgtgctaaacacgttttgggcaatgatttatttttattcgccaatctatgaattttggtttttgatttttataatttataattatttttgaacatccctatccttttccattttttcttgaagcctcttctagttactgatttttggcaacaataaaaattcaagttttcacggtacttttaaaaataataaatttcaaatatttttctgaaaatatttttattttccgtgtaaataACGGAAACACAtgtttggaattattttaataccaccaagcccttcttctgttataggttaataaaagaaaaatataaaaggtacgattttttacattacacgttaaataaaccccaggcatttgtaggttatataagaatacaatttttcaaacaattttcaaaaatacaaaaaagtttcaaaagtcataaaacacttttctcatatgcgtgttatgagtcaagatttaagccaaaaataaaatcattttgatttccgagctacgaaaaaatacacaaaattccaaagtgtaccccgtctaaaggcggggttgggtattagagggttaataaattccgcgtatgattcggcaattttaacaatttatacatgtgtattcgaagaaaacagactacgagcatttattacctgttgcaaggttcctaagtgatcagatatttatcattttctacagcctaatttaataatacctacattgggttgtaacaaaaatttgatcttgggatgttgatttgcctcctaatcatagtttcgacaatagtcacatgcttactatcccttatggcagtgttgctgattctattgtctatcgctcatcagtttcgcgccacccggcagggacttggtcctatgtacccaatactctgctgtgtcttaacttcacgcaatacattctgtagatgtgtgatacagtatgcggaatattatgatttatcacttcgttcagatggaaaattctgttatggtaccatattcacatatcagataactcccacctggaacgatgtaatacatcggagacatgtagattcagatgtatgtatacgatctatgcctagttcggctctgatcgacaggcaatcagtgtattcagtttttcaactagcttgaagcgatgaacgtttcaagacaagctctccactatatctgctagcaatcaccggtcgtcgatagacatttcggttcttttctgctaaagatagatccgattgtatgccaaagactatggctcatgcttttcaatacagctggaaaaacaagaactacacccagcaccaaatagtacataactatgaggcggaccggaaggtttgatgagcaatccccaccatttgaccaccggtgaagttgccctaatATTAATTCTGAAATGTGGCTCGCGTTTTAGAAAGGTTTGGCAGACCTGTTCTAGAGTAACATTTGAAGAAATCGGTAGAAgatctacagcaaaaaaaaatcaaacttttcaGAATTCATTATGCTTAACCCATGCTTGTTTTGGACATAAACGGGAAATATCCTCAGTGAGGCCCTGGCAGAATCTGTGCTTGGAGCTCTGCAGTGACCACATAAGTTGATATTAAGTTGATTCTTCAGTTATTGACATGCTCCTTTTTATAATCAACTGAGGGTGGTTTAAAAAAtgaatggaaattgacgaaatggtaGCTATTTGcaaatgccttgtcggaggtCGGGTAcgcaaaggttatttttattttttgtttctttattatgTGAATTTTAGCACATAGGCCTTTTCATCtaacaggtccgtctatgcatttgtttacatcggtggaggaccggtgcatacacggggctgtcattttcatagaactgtcaagagcttcccgatcagctgttttggaacgtcatgtgaataggccttttcacatatggctagttcttcacctGACTGggaatgagcctctgtacgtgccataaattcttttgttctcatgacttttactgtgcgccgtgtgttggtgctgtctcgctctctcacAGGCAACTtaaaaacagggcgcacagtaaaagtcaaacgttttatagcatgcataggctcatgccAGATGGGCATCCCACGAAAAATGAGTAAAGAaggcactatgggcgatcaggtggccaatattcgaaaaaatgacttgttctgatcgttttttttttttttttgtacatcatTCTATAGTAAACACTTTTATTAAGTTATTCCTGGAATATCAGGGCAcgatcttttatattttaattgatacAGTAGGTCAAAGTTAAAGTTTTTAAGATAAATGAAGAATTCAGTGCACACACAAGgtacacattgaatacaatatactgcataatcgtaatattttatacaaatctttatacactgtctgaaagcttattcaaaaagctatctttgaaaaataaaatgaaataaaaattcgtacttttggtcgaaaaaatatatttgattctatatcgaaactttacacatcccatacttttttgtcccaggCTGAAATGtatttccaagggtactttgagatgtaaagaTCTATTAAAAAcagttaaaaaataatttagagaATAACTGAGTAccgctaaatcattcatatcatcatttataAGTAAGATCTatcatttataatggtttgcacaacgttaatcgcataaatggcttatatgcatcattagtaacaaaacttattatttagCTATAggtcctattcaaaagttagtctcgaaaacttgtttttgaaaataaaacatcaaatttgtatcacaaaactcataaatacgacatgaaacgcaaaaaaatatttttggccgccagtctgtatggaaaccgcccatagtggaaGGATGGcctgaggggccagcctttgaGCCCAACCATGGGGTCTCACCATTGTGGGTTTTTAAGGTTTTTAACGTAGGACGATGAGGACGATAGACACAACTTATAAAAAGGGTACGTGCGCCTTTGCTAGGCCGACTTCTGCAGCCGAGAAGAAGAGAAATAATCGTTGACATGGTTGCGAGTGATAACTTTGTTGTTGGATGGATCTTACCCCCGAAATCGAAATCTTTCAGGGAGCCGAACGTAAAGGTTAAGTCGATTAGGAAAAGCTGTTTGCCGAGGCTATTTCAGCCGCATTTGTTAAATTGCATATGCACTGACCCTTCTCTAATATTGGTAGGTGGTTCTTAGGGTAAAGGGTCTGAGGCCATGGCCTGTACATTCTGAATGGGCTTGTTTTAGTGGGTCGGCAGAGATGCGCCAGCCCCACACTTCGTATGTCTGCATCTACTAGTAATTTGTAAGATTCTATGCCTAATACCAAACGGTATCGCTTGTCATAAATTTGATTGCCTCTTAGGGCCTCAATCTAGACTAAAATGTTTTGTACTCGTTCATTAACGTAGTCGAATGAAATCTTTTCAAatcatttcaatcaaaatactcACGGATTACTCTCATCCCCGGTGGTATCCAtgggttcatccttcgccggcCCCACCTTTCCGTCGCCCCGCTTACTATCGATCAAGATCCTCAGCATACCGATCAATCGCATCAGTACCCGCGTTCTCCACTTGGTGTTGGTTGACTGTTTGTTCAAGCTCAACGTCAGCGTCCGCTCCGGTTTGGATTCGCTTCGCAGCTTGGAGATCATATCCAGGAACTGCGGGAAAATCTTGTCCCTGTTCAGCAGCACCAACTGTGGCAAATGCTGCAGAAAGGTGTCCAACAGGAGCAACGAGTCCTCCTGAATTCTCGGCTGGATGTGGGTCATCGCACACCGGAGGAACGACAGCAGAACATCGAAGAAGGGAAGCACGTTCTCCTGGCCGGCGGCGGCGAACAGCAGCCCCAGGGTTTTGTAGCAATCTCGCCGAACATCTCGTTCGATGTCGATGGAAATACTGGCGATCGATTTGATGGCCGTACTCAAGTGATTGTCCGTCACCTCGGTGGGCAGTTTAGCGAGGATTTCTCGCAGACCTCGGAGGCCTTCACATTTGGCCGTCGGATTGGTGTGCTTCAATTTTGCAAGGCAGTCCTGTCAGAAGCAAATTACAGTGATTAAATTCTTTGtgcatgattttcataaaaatatgtttaaatataATTCGTATAAATTATTTGTTCCAATGCTAAAACACAAGTAGTGATGACCCAGACTCACCTTAACGGTCAGACTCCGACTGGAGAGGACATTCGCATCCGTAAGATTCCGTTGCTTGATCTGATCCGGTATGACGATTTTGCGCACTTTGAAATTGGTTTTCGTCACATTGGTACCCTTCGGAAGTTTTGCCCCTTTGAGCGAACTTTTCAGTTTGATTTTACTCTTTTCCGCTTTCTTAAATTTTCTCGAATTTCCACCCATTTTCCTTGTGAAAATCTGCAAAATTTCCCGCAAATCGAACTCCTGAACACGACGCACTAACGTATCAAAACAAATAAACGCAAGCACGTGTCGCCGTCGTGAAATCTGACAGCATGCATGCTGTCAGTGCAACAGTGTCAAAAAAGTGCATCCCAACCAAAACAAACCGACTCCAGCTGATTGAACGCGAAGTCATTTTACATAACTTTTGAGGTAAGTTCGGATTTTCCATCATTTTACTGTATTTTAACGTTAATTTTACATCGATTTTAGGGCACGTGCCGCAGCATAAACGAACCATGGGCGGTTGGATGATGGAAATCGGCAGGATGGCCCTCTACATGACGTTCCCGGTGGCAATGTTCCACTGGTTCAATCAGCCGGAGTATTTTGAGAAGTGGGTGACGGAAACGAAGCGCCAGATCTATCCTCCGGAGAACAAGGAACACCGGGAGGCCGTGGAGAACTGCATCCGGACGCTGCGGGAGAAGAAAGACCGGGAGCTGCTTGCGGCGCTGGAAGAGCTGGAACAGAAGGAAAAACAGTAGAGTGGTGGATGGTTCTTGTATAAAATAGAGAATAAATTGGTTTATTTAATTAAGGAAGTTACTGTTTTATTAATATGGTCACTGGCAGAAACCGAGGAAGGTTTTCAAATTATAATGAATAGGAAACCTTGGGAAAAATTGACGTAGTAATTATGGCATATTGAGCACATACCGAGTGCGGGACTACGTTGGAACCATGTGGCGCTTTCACTGCCTTTGTTCAGCATGAGATAACAAATTAGTGCgatgaagacaccaaaccgatccgACGtatcgttttgactcatattccgaacacttaaggacaacggtgacttcaaatgcatctgattggcataaattggctgatatttgtgtaaattttaatttcttcgcaaagtctaatgaatagagatagaaaactatagaggacgaatgtcgctgctgttccctttgttctcgctcagaaacatgtcgggtacataagtgtcaaactgcatacttttacgcgttgacatttataacCCCgtctatctccgccagcaaaagatgttcctgcaacgacgccagcgacattcttcctctatagtttattacctctattgtctaatgtcgaattcgtttttgaacctacactcaaaataatccaaacgtcattgttacgtgaaaacatacgtggtttttttccatcgcactttccacgtagctcttacgttaatcataggtagcccagaatgaacgcatgaacttttgaacttcgtccattccaccggcgctacacgtaagagctacgtggattttccggtagcctttacgaagcgttttaataggacctagatggttttgcattaaatttaactggaaTAAAGACCAAACTTATCTCTAAttggctttggaagaaaactaattcccaattggaaaatgtaaacagacctaaaagattgtgatatttttatattcaatctgagcattgtGAATCCTGTTTCACAAAtgttgtgagtttgttctgtcTTGTCTTGTAGCCTTCGCCTTCGGCGTGCTATAATTGAcagaggttataaatcaggtataaaatatgaaataatgcagggattcttcggtattcaaagcatatttaccttgaaatcaatctaacacagggtttaaagttcagcagcttctgaagttcctcaaaaatcaagcgggcgccatcttaggatttgcgctcaacaccgaatgtacgcacaacatgcagatgtcaaaatgaacttaggcacttacgtgaatttcacgtaagtgcgataggtaacctcagtaacaatTATTGATTCACTATTTGATGGTTATGAATGGCTAAGTGATCTTTATTTTAGTAAGGTAAAGTGGaggcaaaatgaatttggaatgatctacgtgatttttcacgtagcaatgacgtttggatttttttgagtgtaggttggaactggcgcaacccgttctgaatcacagtttcaaccccaacccggttcaggttcgaccgaaccaCAATTAgcttgacgttggtttgtttatgtgttgatcaccgacccagttcctaaaaacgaaaacgacataactgttagctgttgggtgtactagtgatcctttatatgagagattAGCGGAAGAAAAATGGAacgatttggcaacagaccagcagtgctgaatttgctcggcgtcgagaataatattataacacggacatgactttctcataaaaagtgtattttgtttcgttatagatctttgagctacatatccaaactaataaacagcagaacaaattactaactaaatatcgcattgacaaacattcaaaagaggtaaatatttcatattttttgctcTATGCAGAACAACTttcaccgaaataatttcaagcggattacattactcctcaagaaaagttcaaaacaaacataacgcatattcgtttggctcacgctttgacagctctcgctgctcgattagCTCACacttgacagaaatgtcagcttccgcgtatctctctagctgtgatgttaaagtcaccaaaatagctttggtgagcgaatttgacggatagcgccgacaatttttgtcgcataggattcatcgaatgtagcgcggttgttgcaccatggccagattcatttcccgagcgcgtgcacggaaagaaataacaattgtgatttaaaaaaaaaaacagtagcggaaaatcaactgatgatcattgtcgttctactattatcaaacattttaataaaaataaaatgcttttagaagtgcgcagcaatgctaaatcggtctgatgtattgcaattttagggaaaactttccgttttacggttcaacgaaaagctaccgcagctgtcacatcactgatttgcactggtaaatcatcagtaggcttcaaggTATCATTCAAGGTATCCAAggggataccgtcttgatgatcgttgtttgttgctatttttcatagcgttctctctttcaagcatactatgattgaattgttttcttcaatgatggaatgatttcgaagcctgcggtagaactttgacagctgcggtagaaatctgcggctaccgcaaaccggaaaattttcttaacaaccgtaatattctgcgcagttcatatgtattttccacacgttctcctataattgtttttaatccacttcgataccgtcaattcgcccccaaactggatggcgtacactcagcttaaggtgattataaaacgaagccaaacaagggcacaagactggagaatctgacaacagtttgcgttgaaaaccaatcaatctgcttgcttgctggtggtgactaatgggataaattttcaacggtgagagctgtttggttctcaagtcttgtgcttttgaaaatttgaggtgtggctttgttctataatcaccttaacgcaatttataattaagtattgagttgtaaatattagtatatattagttgtgttgctagaggacatcttgaaaattcactgagattctttcagaaacccttctgaaattattatatgtagttatttctttgatcgctctgatttttccaataacctccttgggacttcctattggactatcccagaaacccatcttgggttattatggaaatcttttcaggattctgctgtaaaattctgtaattctgccgtaaaattctggaattctgccgaaaatgatttaatgattgctttccagtgtaatggaatctattttaaaaatctgggttcggggattctcacaaaatttctcgggatttcttctggaaatccaatcgaaattattatttaaattctgatattttcctcgtaattcttcagtatttcttccgtgaaactctttgatagttcttcaaaatccctttgagattctttccgaaaaatgtcttagattatacctattattctagaataatctcggaaagacgcctgggactataatcaaataaatctattatttcacttcactttctttcgtgcaaattcttgggattctttcggaaattcctctggaattcttttgtaaatcccaatggaattctcccataaatccctgtggaatacttccgaaaatcctgctaagaatcttccagatgacggggatttttttaaatctttatttatggaaatcatccgaaaattcctctgtaattgtttgtaaatcctccttatattcttacagaaatccttcttatattcttacagatttattgctattgattttattgtttctgcctgagataattttatatatccagaattattccgaaaattccttcgtgattctttagaatttttttctaagattttttgagaaaaaaaactctgtgattcttctggaaattcataaggaagtgtttttgattttttttcgtgatttatcattgattttccttgaaaattttcttaaatccttggctgaattttctgaaaatccctcttgacttcaaatggaaatcctccaagaaaactaccggacagtcactgggactttaaaaaaatacctatgagattctttgattactgatttctttttctgagcatcttttgaaagtgacttttaaatggttctggaaattccatttgaaattattccgtaaatctttctggagctcttctggacatcgtaattattctggaaaatattcatgaaatcgtctggatgtctgtgacttttcattgaatcttcaggggttcttgcgaaataacttctgggattcttttggatatcactgtaaaaaaacattcaaaatccattcgaaattctcctgagattgtttcaggaatttacgagaatccttaaaataattcctttagaaatctccctgataatattttagtgatttctctgtggttcttctgtaaatcgacctgggattcttccggaaatcctcctttaattccaaagcaatttccagaagaatttttcagaaggatatttttaagaatcctgtatatttttccctaagaatctcaatgtatttaaacaaaataccaggacaatttacggttgaatctcacaaaaacttccggtggaattcttgaatgcttatcattcaagcagaattccagtcgtatttccggattAATTTCGccaggttttacggaagaatttcttgaaaaattccagtaaaatttctggaagaatctttgaaagatgttttgaagtcctccagcaggataacagaaagaaatctgggggtattgtagaagaatttccgaaagaatcctagagagatagtcgaaataataacagttttcttgaaaaattcaggaaactcccagagtctagaggtaattcgggaagaatttctgcaagaatccttaacagaaggatttgaaggatcctcagaaagattttcgaaagtatcccagaaggcttcccgaaagaatgctagaaagatatctggaagatttcctacaggatttttggaagagtcccagacaaatttcaagaatatggacgtaaaaatctcagtggcatttttagaataatttcagaaagattttcggaagcatcctcgaaagtattctaaagggattccgaaagcatctaaggtgatttccggaagaataccagaggtattctcataataatcccagaagtatttccggaaaaaggccagagttattttcggaggaattctcgacgaatttgttgtagagtcgtagtacattttttggcaaaatcctctaaaaatatccagaagaattgcatcaggatttttgttagaatcttccattgaatttccgaaagaatcttcgagaatttcgattcagattttgatttccaggatttcaaaagtaatccttaaggagataaacgcaaactcacatacagatttatgcaaatattccaataagatgtccagaagaatcacaaaggatatccgaaagaatctcagatatagtaccggaatgctaacgatgttttttagatgagttcaaagcgatatctgtaagtattctgtgatttccagaagaacttagagaaaaatcagaaatgatctttagatttccagaacaatcccagagaggttttgaaggattcataagtgatttaaggaagaatcccaggagggaaattccatagaattctggagtaatttctggaccaatgtctttttatatgctgtatcaatatttacaagtaattataataaacaagtatttatggaacaataacaattttaatttatcgccataattgaacgacaattttaattagaatgtgcatccaccacatcatccctctcagaaggattgtgattctaaatattttttgcggtgattcagaattgtaatcacattctagtttaattgtatgtggtgtcattcaacatttaaaataagattcgttaagccgaacatgttgatccttcgacattaaccaacgagcattgcttgaaataatgagattttttcgattactttgattactgatttctttttctgaggatcttctaaaagttactttcaaatgattccgaatcccgtttgaaattattccatgaatctttctgcagttcatctggacatcggaattattctggaaaatattcatgaaatcttctggatgtatgtgaatatcctttaaatctttcagggattctggcgaaataacttctgggattcttttgaatatcactgtaatttggatttataattctcatgggattatttcagatattaacgataatccttcatacagaagtgatgtttctgtgaatcgccttggaattcttctggaaatccttctataatcccaaaacaattctcagaaaatttttcagaaggatatttttaagaatctcaatggaatttctgaaaaataccagaacgatctacggttgaatctcacgaaaacttccggtggaattcttgaatgatatccggaagaatgacagtcgtatttttggatgaatcttagcaggttttacagcacaatcccagcaaaatttattgaaaaatttagaatagaaagatatccgaaaaaaaaaactccaacaggatttttgtaagagtcccaggagtatttcaaagatattggcgtaaaaatctcagtggaatttcttgaagaatttcagaaagatttccgaaagcatctcgtcatttttggaagaataccag
It contains:
- the LOC110678982 gene encoding protein PET100 homolog, mitochondrial-like; protein product: MGGWMMEIGRMALYMTFPVAMFHWFNQPEYFEKWVTETKRQIYPPENKEHREAVENCIRTLREKKDRELLAALEELEQKEKQ